In Rhinolophus sinicus isolate RSC01 chromosome X, ASM3656204v1, whole genome shotgun sequence, a single genomic region encodes these proteins:
- the CNGA2 gene encoding cyclic nucleotide-gated channel alpha-2, whose protein sequence is MTEKSNGVKSSPANNHNHHAPPAIKANGKDDRGTSSRPQSAPEDDTSSELQRLAEMDAPQRGRGGFRRIVHLVGVIREWASKNFREEDPRPDSFLERFRGPELQTVTTQQGDGKGEKDGEGKGTKKKFELFVLDPAGDWYYRWLFVVAMPVLYNWCLLVARACFSDLQKDYYIVWLVLDYYSDVVYIADIVIRLRTGFLEQGLLVKDTKKLRDNYIHTLQFKLDVASIIPTDLVYFAVGIHIPELRFNRLLHFARMFEFFDRTETRTSYPNIFRISNLVLYILIIIHWNACIYYAISKSIGFGVDTWVYPNITDPEYGYLAREYIYCLYWSTLTLTTIGETPPPVKDEEYLFVIFDFLIGVLIFATIVGNVGSMISNMNATRAEFQAKIDAVKHYMQFRKVSKEMEAKVIKWFDYLWTNKKTVDEREVLKNLPAKLRAEIAINVHLSTLKKVRIFHDCEAGLLVELVLKLRPQVFSPGDYICRKGDIGKEMYIINEGKLAVVADDGVTQYALLSAGSCFGEISILNIKGSKMGNRRTANIRSLGYSDLFCLSKDDLMEAVTEYPDAKKVLEERGREILMKEGLLDENEVAASMEVGVQEKLEQLETNMETLYTRFGRLLAEYTGAQQKLKQRITVLETKMKQNNEDDYLSDEMNSPEPVVAEKP, encoded by the exons ATGACAGAAAAATCTAATGGCGTGAAGAGCTCCCCAGCCAATAATCACAACCATCATGCACCTCCTGCCATCAAGGCCAACGGCAAAGATGACCGAGGGACCAGTAGCAG GCCACAGTCTGCACCCGAAGATGACACCTCCTCAGAACTGCAGAGGCTGGCAGAAATGGATGCCCCCCAGAGGGGGAGAGGTGGTTTTCGAAG GATTGTTCACCTGGTGGGGGTCATCAGAGAGTGGGCCAGCAAGAATTTCCGCGAGGAGGACCCTAGACCTGATTCATTCCTCGAGCGTTTTCGTGGGCCTGAGCTCCAGACTGTGACGACACAGCAAGGGGATGGCAAAGGCGAAAAGGACGGCGAGGGCAAGGGCACCAA GAAGAAATTTGAACTATTTGTCTTGGACCCGGCTGGGGACTGGTATTACCGCTGGCTATTTGTCGTCGCCATGCCCGTCCTCTACAACTGGTGCCTGCTGGTGGCCAG AGCCTGCTTCAGTGACCTACAGAAAGACTACTACATAGTGTGGTTGGTGCTGGACTACTACTCAGACGTGGTCTACATCGCGGACATCGTCATCCGATTGCGCACAG GTTTCCTAGAGCAGGGGCTGCTGGTCAAAGATACCAAGAAGTTGCGGGACAACTACATCCACACCTTGCAGTTCAAGCTGGATGTGGCTTCTATCATCCCCACAGACCTGGTCTATTTTGCTGTGGGCATCCACATCCCTGAGCTGCGCTTTAACCGCCTGCTGCACTTTGCCCGCATGTTTGAATTCTTTGACCGTACTGAGACACGCACCAGTTACCCCAATATCTTCCGCATCAGTAATCTGGTTCTCTACATCTTGATCATCATCCACTGGAATGCCTGCATCTACTATGCCATCTCCAAGTCCATTGGCTTTGGGGTTGACACCTGGGTTTACCCCAACATCACTGACCCTGAGTATGGCTACCTGGCTAGGGAATACATCTACTGCCTTTACTGGTCTACACTGACCCTCACCACCATTGGGGAGACGCCACCCCCTGTAAAGGATGAGGAGTACCTGTTTGTCATCTTCGACTTCCTGATTGGTGTCCTCATCTTTGCCACCATTGTGGGAAATGTGGGCTCCATGATCTCCAACATGAATGCCACCCGGGCTGAGTTCCAGGCTAAAATTGATGCTGTCAAACATTACATGCAGTTCCGCAAGGTCAGCAAGGAGATGGAAGCCAAGGTCATTAAGTGGTTTGACTACCTGTGGACCAATAAGAAGACTGTGGATGAGCGGGAAGTTCTCAAAAACCTGCCAGCCAAGCTGAGGGCTGAGATAGCCATCAACGTTCACCTGTCCACACTCAAGAAAGTGCGAATCTTCCACGATTGTGAGGCTGGCCTGCTGGTGGAGCTTGTATTGAAGCTCCGTCCTCAGGTCTTCAGCCCTGGGGATTACATTTGCCGCAAGGGAGATATTGGCAAGGAGATGTACATAATCAATGAGGGCAAGTTGGCAGTGGTGGCTGATGATGGGGTCACTCAGTATGCCCTGCTCTCAGCTGGGAGTTGTTTTGGAGAGATCAGTATCCTTAACATTAAGGGTAGCAAAATGGGCAATCGACGCACAGCCAATATCCGCAGCCTGGGCTACTCAGATCTCTTCTGCTTGTCCAAGGATGATCTCATGGAAGCTGTGACTGAGTACCCTGATGCCAAGAAGGTCTTGGAGGAGAGGGGCCGGGAGATCCTAATGAAGGAAGGGCTGCTGGATGAGAATGAGGTGGCAGCCAGCATGGAGGTGGGTGTGCAGGAGAAGCTAGAGCAGCTGGAGACCAACATGGAGACCTTGTATACTCGCTTTGGCCGCCTGCTGGCCGAGTACACAGGGGCCCAGCAGAAGCTCAAGCAACGTATCACGGTTCTGGAAACCAAGATGAAGCAGAACAATGAGGACGATTACCTTTCCGATGAGATGAACAGCCCTGAGCCAGTTGTTGCCGAGAAGCCATAA